Proteins encoded in a region of the Variovorax sp. PAMC 28711 genome:
- the ftsH gene encoding ATP-dependent zinc metalloprotease FtsH, protein MNNQWFSKVAVWLVIAMVLFTVFKQFDTRGAAGANNVGYSDFLEEVRGNRIKSATIQEGQGGSEIVAVTNDDRKIRTTATYLDRGLVGDLIANNVKFDVKPREEGSLLMTLLVSWGPMLLLIGVWVYFMRQMQGGGKGGAFSFGKSKARMLDENTNTVTFADVAGCDEAKEEVKEVVDFLKDPARFQKLGGRIPRGLLLVGPPGTGKTLLAKSIAGEAKVPFFSISGSDFVEMFVGVGAARVRDMFENAKKNAPCIIFIDEIDAVGRQRGAGMGGGNDEREQTLNQMLVEMDGFETNLGVIVVAATNRPDILDAALLRPGRFDRQVYVTLPDIRGREQILAVHMRKIPSGQDVNANVIARGTPGMSGADLANLCNEAALMAARRNARVVEMQDFEKAKDKIFMGPERKSMVMPEEERRNTAYHESGHALLGKLLPKCDPVHKVTIIPRGRALGVTMSLPAQDRYSYDREYMLNQISMLFGGRIAEEVFMNQMTTGASNDFERATGLARDMVMKYGMTESLGPMVYADNEGEVFLGRSVTKTTNMSESTMQKVDAEVRRIIDEQYALARRLIEENSDKMHAMAKALLEWETIDMEQIDDIMAGKEPRPQKDWTPRIPPAGSNSSGGTGGTPAVKPDPASTAA, encoded by the coding sequence TTGAACAATCAGTGGTTTTCCAAAGTTGCCGTCTGGCTCGTCATCGCGATGGTGTTGTTCACTGTATTCAAACAGTTCGACACCCGCGGCGCGGCCGGTGCGAACAACGTCGGCTACTCGGACTTCCTCGAAGAAGTTCGTGGCAACCGCATCAAGAGCGCGACCATCCAAGAAGGCCAGGGCGGCAGCGAAATCGTGGCGGTCACCAATGACGACCGCAAGATCCGCACGACCGCGACTTACCTCGACCGCGGGCTGGTGGGCGACCTGATCGCCAACAATGTCAAGTTCGACGTCAAGCCGCGTGAAGAGGGCTCGTTGCTCATGACCTTGCTGGTCAGCTGGGGCCCGATGCTTCTGCTCATCGGCGTGTGGGTTTACTTCATGCGACAGATGCAGGGCGGCGGCAAGGGCGGTGCGTTCAGCTTCGGCAAGAGCAAGGCCCGCATGCTCGACGAGAACACCAACACCGTCACGTTCGCCGATGTCGCCGGTTGCGACGAGGCCAAGGAAGAAGTGAAGGAAGTGGTCGACTTCCTGAAAGACCCGGCCCGCTTTCAGAAGCTCGGCGGCCGCATCCCGCGCGGCTTGCTGCTGGTTGGCCCTCCTGGGACTGGCAAGACCTTGCTGGCCAAGTCGATCGCGGGCGAGGCCAAGGTGCCTTTCTTTTCGATCTCGGGCTCCGATTTCGTCGAAATGTTCGTCGGTGTGGGCGCGGCCCGTGTGCGAGACATGTTCGAGAACGCCAAGAAGAACGCACCCTGCATCATCTTTATCGACGAAATCGATGCGGTCGGTCGCCAGCGCGGCGCGGGGATGGGCGGTGGCAACGACGAGCGCGAGCAAACCCTGAACCAGATGCTGGTCGAGATGGACGGTTTCGAAACCAACCTCGGCGTGATCGTCGTGGCCGCGACAAACCGTCCGGACATCCTCGATGCCGCCTTGCTGCGCCCCGGCCGTTTCGACCGCCAGGTGTACGTGACGCTGCCTGACATCCGCGGTCGCGAACAGATTCTCGCGGTGCACATGCGCAAGATTCCGTCGGGTCAGGACGTCAATGCGAACGTGATCGCGCGCGGTACGCCGGGTATGTCTGGGGCCGATCTTGCCAATCTTTGCAACGAAGCGGCGCTCATGGCGGCCCGCCGCAATGCGCGCGTTGTGGAGATGCAGGACTTCGAGAAGGCCAAGGACAAGATTTTCATGGGCCCCGAACGCAAGAGCATGGTGATGCCGGAGGAAGAGCGCCGCAACACGGCCTATCACGAGTCGGGACACGCGCTGCTGGGCAAGCTGCTGCCCAAGTGCGACCCTGTGCACAAGGTCACGATCATTCCGCGTGGTCGTGCGCTGGGCGTGACGATGAGCCTTCCGGCCCAGGACCGTTACAGCTACGACCGCGAATACATGCTCAATCAGATCAGCATGCTGTTCGGTGGCCGTATTGCCGAAGAGGTGTTCATGAATCAGATGACCACCGGCGCCAGCAATGACTTCGAGCGTGCGACCGGCCTGGCGCGCGACATGGTCATGAAGTACGGCATGACCGAGTCGCTCGGACCGATGGTCTATGCCGACAACGAAGGCGAAGTGTTCCTCGGGCGCTCGGTCACCAAGACGACCAACATGAGCGAGTCGACCATGCAGAAGGTCGACGCCGAAGTGCGCCGCATCATTGACGAGCAATACGCGCTGGCACGCCGCCTGATCGAAGAGAACAGCGACAAGATGCATGCGATGGCCAAGGCGCTGCTCGAATGGGAAACCATCGACATGGAGCAGATCGACGACATCATGGCCGGCAAGGAGCCGCGGCCGCAAAAGGACTGGACACCGCGCATTCCACCTGCAGGCAGCAACAGCAGTGGCGGCACGGGCGGCACGCCGGCCGTCAAGCCGGATCCGGCATCGACGGCGGCCTGA
- a CDS encoding glycosyltransferase, producing MAPSGAAQRHILCMKWGTKYGPEYVNRLYAMVRRHLTGNFNFVCLTDDSQGIRPEVQCLPIPSLDLNLAPGQRDGAWKKLTTFTGDLHGLRGTALFLDVDVVIVGSLDNFFTQPGEFLIIRDYPRFWRFGKRITGNSSVYRFQLGAHADVLANFRAHLDDVQATYRNEQAYLSDYLHKQGKLGYWPEGWCPSFKYHGIPLFPANLWREPFVPEGARIVIFHGECNPPDALAGRRNRLFRYIRPARWIAKFWKE from the coding sequence ATGGCGCCATCGGGCGCCGCACAGCGCCACATTCTTTGCATGAAGTGGGGCACCAAGTACGGCCCCGAGTACGTTAACCGGCTCTATGCCATGGTGCGCCGTCACCTCACCGGAAACTTCAATTTCGTCTGCCTGACGGACGACAGTCAGGGCATTCGTCCGGAGGTTCAGTGTCTGCCGATTCCGTCGCTCGACCTGAACCTGGCACCCGGCCAGCGCGATGGCGCCTGGAAAAAGCTGACCACCTTCACCGGGGACCTGCACGGCTTGCGCGGCACCGCGCTGTTTCTTGATGTCGATGTCGTGATCGTGGGCAGCCTCGACAATTTCTTTACGCAGCCGGGCGAGTTCCTGATCATTCGCGACTACCCGCGTTTCTGGCGCTTTGGCAAACGAATCACGGGTAATTCGTCGGTCTACCGCTTTCAATTGGGTGCGCATGCCGACGTGCTCGCGAACTTTCGCGCCCACCTGGACGATGTGCAGGCCACGTACCGCAACGAACAGGCTTACCTGTCGGACTACTTGCACAAGCAAGGCAAGCTGGGCTACTGGCCGGAAGGCTGGTGCCCAAGCTTCAAGTACCACGGCATCCCGCTATTTCCCGCGAACCTGTGGCGCGAGCCTTTCGTGCCGGAAGGTGCGCGCATCGTGATTTTTCACGGCGAATGCAACCCGCCGGACGCGCTGGCTGGCCGCCGCAACCGGCTCTTTCGCTACATTCGTCCCGCGCGCTGGATCGCGAAGTTCTGGAAAGAGTGA
- the carB gene encoding carbamoyl-phosphate synthase large subunit yields MPKRTDLKSILIIGAGPIIIGQACEFDYSGVQACKALREEGYKVILINSNPATIMTDPATADVTYIEPITWQTVEKIIAKEKPDAILPTMGGQTALNCALDLWRHGVLAKYNVELIGATPEAIDKAEDRLKFKDAMTKIGLGSARSGIAHTMDEAWAVQKTLGFPTVIRPSFTLGGTGGGIAYNPDEFETICKRGLEASPTNELLIEESLLGWKEYEMEVVRDTADNCIIVCSIENLDPMGVHTGDSITVAPAQTLSDKEYQILRNASLAVLREIGVDTGGSNVQFSINPKDGRMVVIEMNPRVSRSSALASKATGFPIAKVAAKLAVGYTLDELRNDITGGATPASFEPSIDYVVTKIPRFAFEKFPQADSRLTTQMKSVGEVMAMGRTFQESFQKALRGLEVGVDGLNEKTQDREVLEKELGEPGPERIWYVGDAFAMGLSVDEVFSLTKIDPWFLVQIEEIVKIELELETMSLDQIDKDTLLALKKKGFSDRRLARQLKTTDTAIREKRRALGVRPVYKRVDTCAAEFATNTAYMYSTYEDECEAEPTNNKKIMVLGGGPNRIGQGIEFDYCCVHAALALREDGYETIMVNCNPETVSTDYDTSDRLYFEPLTLEDVLEIVDKEKPAGVIVQYGGQTPLKLALDLEANGVPIIGTSPDMIDAAEDRERFQQLLHELGLRQPPNATARTEPEALEKAAALGYPLVVRPSYVLGGRAMEIVHEQRDLERYMREAVKVSHDSPVLLDRFLNDAVECDVDCIRDAEGGTLIGGVMEHIEQAGVHSGDSACSLPPYSLNADTITELKRQSAAMAKALNVIGLMNVQFAIQQKDGKDVIYVLEVNPRASRTVPFVSKATGIQLAKVAARCMAGQSLASQGITKEVTPPYFSVKEAVFPFVKFPGVDTILGPEMKSTGEVMGVGKTFGEAFVKSQIGAGTILPKSGKVFVSVKNNDKARAVDVARGLAKLGFELIATKGTAAAMAAAGVSCATVNKVTEGRPHIVDMIKNNEIALVINTVEERRNAITDSRQIRTSALLARVTTFTTIFGAEAAVEGMQHMDELGVISVQEMHAQLAAMV; encoded by the coding sequence ATGCCTAAGCGCACAGACCTCAAGAGCATCCTCATCATCGGCGCCGGCCCGATCATCATCGGCCAGGCCTGCGAGTTCGACTACTCGGGCGTGCAGGCCTGCAAGGCGCTGCGGGAGGAGGGCTACAAGGTCATCCTCATCAACAGCAACCCGGCGACGATCATGACCGACCCGGCCACGGCCGACGTCACCTACATTGAGCCGATCACCTGGCAAACGGTCGAAAAGATCATCGCCAAGGAAAAGCCCGACGCGATCCTGCCGACGATGGGCGGCCAGACCGCGCTCAATTGCGCGCTCGACCTGTGGCGCCATGGCGTGCTCGCCAAGTACAACGTCGAGTTGATCGGCGCCACGCCCGAAGCCATCGACAAGGCCGAAGACCGTCTGAAGTTCAAGGACGCGATGACCAAGATCGGTCTCGGGTCGGCGCGCTCGGGCATCGCCCACACGATGGACGAAGCCTGGGCCGTGCAGAAGACGCTCGGCTTCCCGACAGTGATCCGCCCCAGCTTCACCCTTGGCGGCACCGGCGGCGGCATCGCCTACAACCCGGACGAGTTCGAGACCATCTGCAAGCGCGGCCTGGAAGCCTCGCCGACCAACGAGCTGCTGATCGAAGAGTCGCTGCTCGGCTGGAAAGAGTACGAGATGGAAGTGGTCCGCGACACCGCGGACAACTGCATCATCGTCTGCTCGATCGAGAACCTCGACCCGATGGGCGTGCACACAGGCGATTCGATCACCGTGGCGCCGGCCCAGACGCTGTCCGACAAGGAATACCAGATTCTCCGCAACGCCTCTCTGGCGGTGCTGCGCGAGATCGGCGTCGACACCGGCGGGTCGAACGTGCAGTTCTCGATCAACCCGAAGGACGGCCGCATGGTCGTCATCGAGATGAACCCGCGCGTGTCGCGATCGTCGGCGCTGGCGTCGAAGGCCACGGGCTTTCCGATCGCCAAGGTCGCGGCCAAGCTGGCCGTCGGCTACACGCTCGATGAGCTGCGCAACGACATCACGGGCGGCGCCACGCCGGCCTCGTTCGAGCCCTCGATCGACTACGTGGTCACGAAGATTCCGCGCTTCGCCTTCGAGAAATTTCCGCAGGCCGATTCGCGCCTCACGACGCAGATGAAGTCGGTGGGCGAGGTGATGGCCATGGGCCGCACCTTCCAGGAGTCGTTCCAGAAGGCGCTGCGCGGACTCGAAGTCGGCGTGGACGGCCTGAACGAAAAGACGCAGGACCGCGAAGTGCTCGAGAAGGAGCTGGGCGAGCCCGGCCCCGAGCGCATCTGGTACGTCGGCGACGCGTTCGCCATGGGCCTGAGCGTCGACGAAGTCTTCTCGCTCACCAAAATCGACCCGTGGTTCCTGGTGCAGATCGAGGAGATCGTGAAGATCGAGCTTGAACTCGAAACCATGTCGCTCGACCAGATCGACAAGGACACGCTGCTCGCACTCAAGAAGAAGGGCTTTTCCGACCGCCGCCTCGCGCGCCAGTTGAAGACCACCGACACCGCCATTCGCGAGAAGCGCCGCGCCCTGGGCGTGCGCCCGGTCTACAAGCGCGTCGACACCTGCGCAGCCGAGTTCGCGACCAACACCGCCTACATGTACTCGACGTACGAGGACGAATGCGAAGCCGAACCCACGAACAATAAAAAGATCATGGTGCTTGGCGGCGGCCCCAACCGCATCGGCCAGGGCATCGAGTTCGACTATTGCTGTGTGCATGCGGCGCTGGCGCTGCGCGAAGACGGCTACGAGACCATCATGGTCAATTGCAATCCGGAAACCGTGTCGACCGACTACGACACCAGCGACCGCCTGTACTTCGAGCCGCTCACGCTCGAAGACGTGCTCGAGATCGTCGACAAGGAAAAGCCGGCCGGCGTGATCGTGCAGTACGGCGGCCAGACGCCACTCAAGCTTGCGCTGGACCTCGAAGCCAACGGCGTGCCGATCATCGGCACCTCGCCCGACATGATCGACGCGGCCGAAGACCGCGAACGCTTCCAGCAGCTGCTGCACGAACTCGGCTTGCGCCAGCCGCCGAATGCGACCGCGCGCACCGAACCCGAAGCGCTCGAAAAGGCTGCGGCGCTGGGCTATCCGCTGGTGGTGCGTCCGAGCTACGTGCTCGGCGGCCGCGCGATGGAAATCGTGCACGAGCAGCGCGACCTCGAGCGCTACATGCGCGAAGCGGTCAAGGTGAGCCACGACTCGCCGGTGCTGCTTGATCGCTTCCTGAACGATGCGGTCGAGTGCGACGTCGACTGCATCCGCGACGCCGAGGGCGGCACGTTGATCGGCGGCGTGATGGAACACATCGAACAGGCTGGCGTGCATTCGGGCGACTCCGCCTGCTCGCTCCCGCCGTACAGCCTTAACGCCGACACGATCACCGAGCTCAAGCGACAGAGCGCCGCCATGGCCAAGGCGTTGAACGTGATCGGCTTGATGAACGTGCAGTTCGCCATCCAGCAGAAAGACGGCAAGGACGTCATCTATGTGCTCGAAGTGAATCCACGGGCTTCGCGCACCGTGCCGTTCGTGAGCAAGGCGACCGGCATCCAGCTGGCGAAGGTCGCGGCGCGCTGCATGGCGGGCCAGTCGCTGGCGTCGCAGGGCATCACGAAGGAAGTGACGCCGCCGTACTTCAGCGTGAAAGAGGCCGTGTTCCCGTTCGTCAAGTTCCCGGGCGTGGACACGATCCTCGGTCCGGAAATGAAATCGACCGGCGAAGTCATGGGCGTGGGCAAGACTTTCGGCGAAGCGTTCGTCAAGTCGCAAATCGGTGCCGGCACCATCCTGCCGAAGTCCGGCAAGGTCTTCGTCTCGGTGAAGAACAACGACAAGGCGCGCGCCGTCGACGTGGCGCGCGGTCTGGCCAAGCTGGGGTTCGAATTGATCGCGACCAAGGGCACGGCCGCGGCGATGGCGGCCGCTGGCGTTTCATGCGCCACGGTGAACAAGGTCACCGAAGGCCGTCCGCACATTGTCGACATGATCAAGAACAACGAGATCGCACTGGTCATCAACACGGTGGAAGAGCGCCGCAACGCGATCACCGACTCGCGCCAGATCCGCACCTCGGCCCTGCTCGCGCGCGTGACGACCTTCACCACGATCTTCGGCGCCGAAGCGGCGGTCGAAGGCATGCAACACATGGACGAGTTGGGCGTGATTTCCGTGCAGGAGATGCACGCGCAGCTGGCCGCCATGGTCTGA
- a CDS encoding Kdo hydroxylase family protein — protein sequence MDTQLVELGLTDWRAATPNDDWIAALEAGKVLYFPRLAFELLATERALLTPGVLSPDVRNISLSQDGRIKGVAGDESTQRAVAAMVGRFSAQAQALIHGLLPDYKPALRLAPTSYRPAHVETRVQSWRADDKRLHVDSFPSRPNYGERILRVFTNVNPDNMPRVWRVGEPFEEVARRFLPRAKPYVRWQARLLRALRVTKSLRSEYDHLMLQLHDGMKSDLDYQKTSPQETAAFPPGSVWVCFSDQTSHAVMSGQYMLEQTLHLPAAKQYNPDSSPLAILSRLTGRKLV from the coding sequence ATGGACACGCAACTCGTCGAACTCGGTCTGACCGACTGGCGCGCGGCCACGCCGAACGACGACTGGATCGCGGCGCTCGAGGCCGGCAAGGTGCTGTACTTTCCGCGCCTGGCATTCGAGTTGCTGGCCACCGAACGTGCCTTGCTCACGCCGGGTGTGCTGTCGCCCGACGTGCGCAACATCAGCCTGTCGCAAGACGGGCGCATCAAGGGCGTGGCCGGTGACGAATCGACGCAGCGCGCGGTCGCCGCGATGGTGGGGCGTTTCAGCGCACAGGCGCAGGCGCTCATCCATGGTCTGTTACCGGACTACAAGCCCGCGCTGCGGCTCGCGCCGACCAGCTACCGGCCGGCGCACGTCGAAACGCGGGTGCAATCCTGGCGCGCCGACGACAAGCGGCTGCATGTCGATTCATTTCCGTCGCGACCGAACTACGGCGAGCGCATCCTGCGGGTGTTCACCAACGTGAACCCCGACAACATGCCGCGGGTCTGGCGCGTTGGCGAACCGTTTGAAGAGGTCGCCAGGCGCTTCTTGCCGCGCGCGAAGCCGTATGTGCGCTGGCAAGCCCGACTGCTGCGCGCGTTGCGGGTGACCAAATCGCTGCGCAGCGAATACGACCACTTGATGCTGCAGTTGCACGACGGCATGAAGTCGGACCTGGACTACCAGAAGACGTCACCGCAGGAGACCGCGGCGTTCCCGCCCGGCTCGGTGTGGGTGTGTTTTTCCGACCAGACCTCGCACGCCGTCATGTCGGGCCAGTACATGCTCGAGCAGACGCTTCATCTGCCCGCGGCGAAGCAATACAATCCAGACTCGAGCCCGCTCGCCATCCTGAGCCGGCTGACCGGACGCAAGCTCGTCTGA
- a CDS encoding DUF4149 domain-containing protein, which produces MKDRFALLVAALWWGSLTTTGFLVVPMLFAKLGNPAVAGNFAGQLFAAQTWVALACGLALLTYFRSRMTERIDAPTRAAITLIVFALLLALLQSYAVSPRILARDNLKLWHAVGSGMYLGQWACAGALLWRMAPRRAA; this is translated from the coding sequence ATGAAAGACCGTTTTGCGTTGCTGGTGGCGGCCCTCTGGTGGGGCAGCCTCACGACGACCGGCTTTCTCGTGGTGCCGATGCTTTTCGCGAAGCTCGGCAACCCGGCTGTCGCGGGCAATTTTGCGGGCCAGCTGTTTGCGGCACAGACCTGGGTCGCACTGGCCTGCGGACTCGCGCTGCTGACCTATTTCCGCTCGAGGATGACGGAGCGCATCGATGCGCCGACGCGCGCGGCGATCACCCTGATCGTGTTCGCGCTGCTGCTCGCGCTCCTTCAGTCGTACGCGGTGTCACCGCGCATTCTCGCTCGCGACAACCTGAAGCTGTGGCATGCCGTCGGCAGCGGCATGTACCTTGGGCAGTGGGCCTGTGCCGGCGCGCTGCTGTGGCGAATGGCGCCGCGCCGCGCGGCCTGA
- a CDS encoding RlmE family RNA methyltransferase: MSTPPKSDKPGKKVNKAWLHDHINDPYVKLATKEGYRARAAYKLKEIDETLGLIKPGQLVVDLGSTPGAWSQYVRRRLSPGGAAAGALDGTIIALDLLPMEPIEGVTFFQGDFREDVVLDQLKIAMGGRQADVVVSDMAPNLSGIASADGARIAYLIELAIDFSRHHMKPQGALVAKVFHGSGYEDIVRLFKATFRTVKRIKPKASRDKSSETFLVGVGLIEPATN; this comes from the coding sequence ATGAGCACCCCTCCAAAAAGCGACAAGCCCGGCAAGAAGGTCAACAAGGCCTGGCTGCATGACCATATCAACGATCCCTACGTCAAGCTCGCCACCAAGGAGGGATACCGCGCACGAGCCGCCTACAAGCTCAAGGAAATCGACGAGACGCTCGGGCTCATCAAGCCCGGGCAGCTGGTCGTGGACCTCGGCTCGACGCCCGGTGCCTGGAGCCAGTACGTTCGCCGTCGCCTGTCGCCCGGCGGCGCGGCGGCCGGTGCGCTCGACGGCACCATCATCGCGCTCGATCTGTTGCCGATGGAACCGATTGAAGGCGTCACATTTTTTCAGGGCGATTTCCGGGAAGACGTGGTGCTCGACCAGCTGAAGATCGCGATGGGCGGCCGGCAGGCCGATGTTGTCGTGTCGGACATGGCGCCGAATCTGTCGGGCATCGCCTCGGCCGACGGCGCACGCATCGCCTATCTGATCGAATTGGCGATCGATTTTTCGCGTCACCACATGAAGCCACAAGGCGCACTGGTTGCCAAGGTGTTTCATGGCAGCGGCTACGAAGACATCGTCAGGCTTTTCAAGGCGACGTTCCGCACCGTCAAGCGCATCAAGCCGAAGGCGTCCCGCGACAAATCGTCCGAGACATTTCTGGTGGGCGTGGGTCTGATCGAACCCGCTACGAATTGA
- a CDS encoding YhbY family RNA-binding protein has protein sequence MPAIQLTPAQRKVHRAEAHHLDPIVMVGGDGLTPAVKNEVDAALKAHGLIKVRVFSDDRLARENMMVTLTDELGAAPIQHIGKLLVLWRPKVEKERAVDEDRMPGPRDVKVVKYSKRFGQRPEIKTLRVLGNQRLTPGGTIKRARAKPPLSDKKKRQAD, from the coding sequence ATGCCCGCTATTCAACTGACCCCCGCCCAACGCAAGGTGCACCGCGCCGAAGCGCATCACCTCGATCCGATCGTCATGGTCGGTGGCGACGGGCTCACCCCTGCCGTCAAGAACGAAGTCGATGCCGCCCTCAAGGCCCATGGCCTGATCAAGGTCCGCGTGTTTTCCGACGACCGCCTCGCTCGCGAGAACATGATGGTCACGTTGACCGACGAACTCGGCGCAGCGCCAATCCAGCACATCGGAAAATTGCTGGTGCTCTGGCGTCCGAAAGTCGAGAAGGAGCGTGCGGTCGACGAAGACCGAATGCCCGGACCGCGCGACGTCAAGGTCGTGAAATACAGCAAGCGCTTCGGGCAGCGGCCGGAAATCAAGACGCTGCGCGTGCTTGGCAACCAGCGCCTGACGCCCGGTGGCACCATCAAGCGCGCCCGCGCCAAGCCCCCGTTGTCGGACAAGAAGAAGCGCCAGGCGGACTGA
- the greA gene encoding transcription elongation factor GreA, whose amino-acid sequence MATIPITKRGAEKLRAELHQLKTVDRPWVINAISEARAQGDLSENAEYEVAKDRQGFIEGRIQEVEGKLSAAQIIDPTELDAGGKVVFGSTVELEEEESGSAVKYQIVGEDEADLKLGLINISSPIARALIGKEEGDTAEVQAPGGLKRYEIVGVSYI is encoded by the coding sequence ATGGCCACCATCCCCATCACCAAACGCGGCGCCGAGAAGTTGCGCGCTGAACTGCATCAACTGAAGACGGTCGACCGCCCCTGGGTCATCAACGCGATTTCCGAAGCGCGCGCGCAGGGCGACCTGAGCGAGAACGCCGAGTACGAAGTCGCCAAGGACCGCCAGGGCTTCATCGAAGGCCGCATCCAGGAAGTCGAAGGCAAGCTCTCGGCGGCCCAGATCATCGACCCGACCGAGCTCGATGCCGGCGGCAAGGTCGTCTTCGGCTCCACCGTGGAGCTCGAAGAAGAAGAATCCGGCTCGGCGGTGAAGTACCAGATCGTCGGCGAGGACGAGGCTGACCTGAAGCTCGGGCTCATCAACATCTCCAGCCCGATCGCGCGCGCCTTGATCGGCAAGGAGGAGGGCGACACGGCCGAGGTGCAGGCGCCGGGTGGCCTGAAACGCTACGAGATCGTCGGCGTCAGCTACATCTGA
- the folP gene encoding dihydropteroate synthase, producing MGIVNVTPDSFSDGGAHGSTSSAIRHCEQLVAEGAHILDIGGESTRPGSPAVPLGEELSRVLPVVREAVKLGLPISIDTYKPEVIRAVLDLGADIVNDVWALRQPGALEVVASHASCGICVMHMHRDPQTMQAEPMHGDVVVDVLSFWSDRVASSRARAIDPSRIVLDPGIGFGKTVAQNFSLLARQRELAVAGRPLLAGWSRKSSLGAVAGIADAGKRMAPSVAAAVLAVDRGAAIVRVHDVRDTVAALAVWRAMKAEQQDQEQHP from the coding sequence ATGGGCATCGTCAACGTGACGCCGGACTCGTTCTCGGATGGCGGCGCGCACGGTTCGACCTCCAGCGCGATAAGGCACTGCGAACAGCTCGTCGCCGAGGGCGCCCACATTCTCGACATCGGCGGCGAGTCCACCCGTCCCGGCAGTCCGGCCGTTCCGTTGGGCGAGGAACTGTCGCGCGTGCTGCCCGTCGTGCGCGAAGCCGTGAAGCTCGGCCTGCCGATCTCCATCGATACCTACAAGCCCGAGGTAATCCGTGCGGTGCTCGACCTGGGGGCAGACATCGTCAACGACGTCTGGGCGCTCAGGCAGCCGGGCGCGCTCGAGGTGGTGGCGAGCCACGCGTCCTGTGGCATCTGTGTCATGCACATGCACCGCGATCCGCAGACGATGCAGGCCGAGCCGATGCACGGGGACGTGGTGGTCGACGTGTTGTCCTTCTGGTCGGATCGCGTTGCGTCGTCGCGCGCACGCGCGATCGACCCATCGCGCATCGTGCTGGATCCCGGCATCGGGTTCGGCAAGACGGTGGCGCAGAATTTTTCATTGCTCGCACGGCAGCGCGAACTCGCCGTGGCGGGCCGGCCGTTGCTGGCCGGCTGGTCGCGCAAATCGTCGCTGGGCGCGGTCGCGGGCATTGCCGATGCCGGCAAGAGGATGGCGCCCAGCGTCGCTGCCGCGGTGCTGGCGGTGGACCGTGGCGCCGCGATCGTGCGCGTGCATGATGTGCGCGACACCGTGGCCGCGCTGGCGGTCTGGCGCGCCATGAAGGCAGAACAACAAGATCAGGAGCAACACCCATGA